The genomic stretch CATTATTACAACCCGAGTAAAAATTACGATTACGCCTTCTAAGTACACTGACCGTATGGTTAATAGAGATCGTATGGTTATAAAAAATATTGCTCCCCTTGCATTTAAACCAGAAGAGGACGAAAAAAATAATGATAGAGATAGAAACGAAACGATTGATTCTGAAGATGAAGCTGCATCTGTCTTGTATTACTATAGCGAGCGTCACGAAAACCCTGCTATGGAACTTTTTTCTAAAAGCTCTTCCGTAGAGGAGAAAGAAGAGATCAAAATTATTAGGGATGAACTGTTACTATCTCGTGAAGTTACCATCCCAGATGACATACAGGAAAATCTACATACAATCGCAACAAAATTAAGAGGGCATGCCCTTTCACTTAAGCTGGCAGGCCAACTTGTTGCTTTTGAGATTGATAACTGGGATTGCATTGCTCATAACCTTAATTTGATACGCTATCAATCACCTTCTCCTCAAGGTGGAAATGAATTTTTCAAAACAGTTGAGAGAGTAAAATATCTGCTCGACTCTCATATTTTAGCATTTCAAGAACACGACCGACCTAAACTAAAGGCATTGCTTGCTGTTGGTGTCTTTGATCGTGAAGCAAATTTCAGAGAAATCGAACATGCCGCCAACCAACTTAACAAGTTGAATAATTGTCTTCTTGGGCCAACCACACCTGATCAGCTGACAAATGCACTGAATGAATTAACGAACAATGGCTTTCTGAACTCTGATGATGATGAAGATCAAAGTGCTTCTGAAATGAAGGTATGGGACTGCCACCCTCTGATTAGATCACGCCTATGTACTTATATTTTTGATGAAGACAAAGATCCGCAAAAGGCTCGTAGATGTCATCACGAAGTGGCAATTTTCTTCCTTAAACAACTCGATTTTACTCGAAATAAAGATATCCTAATATCATTGGATAAGCTAAATAAAGCAGAGCAAGAAGATAGAGATGGAAGAAAAAGTGATTGGCAATGTCATCATAAGAAGAATGCGGAGAATGCGTTTAATGACATGATATCATTACAAAGAGCTGTCTATCATTTTATCCTTGCAGGGGAACTGCGTACTGCTTGGCATCTTTACTGGGAGTGGATGTCAGTTGGTAAGGAATACCTGTTTTCACGTTTTTTTGGGGAGTTTGAAGAAGACTTATCAACTCTCAGCTACTTTTTTGAAACACCTTGGTCTGCTATCAAAGAGGCGGAAGATGAAGACCAGAAGATATCACCAGCTGATATTGCCTCACTTTTTGATGCAGCAGGCTTTAGATTACGCTCACTCAACAGAATCACTGAAGCTCATCAAGCGTCAGGTGGAGCTTTTCTCTATTGGCACAAGGTGGGCTGGAATTCCCATGAAGAAATTTCAACCGACGAGAAAAAAGTGCTTCGAGAAAGCTCTTACGCTGTAGGTAATCGTGCCGAATATTCTATGGTACAGGCTTCTCTCTCAGATGCTCTTATGTATGCCAATCTTGCTGTTCGTTTGGCTGACGAAAGTGAAGACTCTGCGGCTCGGTTTATCCACCGTGTCGAACTTGCGGAAATACTCTGGCATAGAGGGAACTTGAACCAAGCCGTAAATCAGCTGAGATGTATTAATGACAAAAAATGTCCTCACTATATTCAATTCAAAAAAAAGCGGGGTGATAATCGACAAAAGGCTGAACTCTACTGCCTTTATCGGTATCGCTACGGCAAAATACTTGCTAGTCGGGGAGAAATAAAAGAAGCTCAATTAATGGCAAAGGAATTAGAAAAAGATATAAAAGAGACAAAATGGCTTTTAAATAACGGGCTATGGTATCTATTAAACGGATATATCAATTTAGCAAAAGCAAAGCCTGAATGGATTATCTCGCCACAATTCACCTTTCCCCCTGAAATAGATGACCCCCTTGACATACTACAAAAAGGAAAAGATCAATTCGACAAGGCGCGAAAAGAATTTGAAAGTAATCGTGCGGGCCACCATGTATTAAAAGCTAGGATAGGCCAAGCTCTTTGCAATTATGAACTTATTGGTTCAAGAGGTATCAATAACACGAAGGGAAAATTGTCAAATATTACTCGAACGGCAGGAGAACGACACCTTTTTCGAATTGATGCAGAAGTAGCGAAAGCAAAACTTCTTAATTCTGAACAACAAGTAGCTATAGCAAAAAGTTTATGCATTAAAGCAGGTTACCTGAGACACCTGCCGCTTCTTGATTCGCTTTCCCCAAAAAAAGAATAGAAGCCATCTTGGCAGACAAAAAATGGTGAACTGGAGTACCCCACAAAACGTACTACTCCGGTTCATTTATTTCTGAGTCTACCCCTCTCTCGCGGCATACGCATGATTTTTGCTATAAATTCAGCAAAATATTGCTTCCGAGCTACCGTCTCAGCGGACGGAGGCTTATTTGTGTAATAAAAAGCATGAAAATTGTTAAAAAAGTGCCGTAGCGCTGAGTCTCCAAATTTGAGCTCCAAAACGCTCTAATTGTAACTATTTGATTTTTTATGTACAAGTCATGCGTATGCCGTGACCCCTCTCTAGCTCTGAACTTGTATGAACACATCCCGCAACTTAACAAAAAGTTAAAAAATGAAACAAAATAAATTCCCTCCGCTGTACGTAATAGCTGACCTCAAATCAATAAAGCAACAACAGTGGCATTTTCGTTCGCTACGAGTACAACTCATCTTTCTTTTTATAGCCTCCTTAACAACGGTAATAAACTTTCCGTATTCCGATAAAACATCTTCACTTTTTTATATACTTTTCATTATTATATCAATGTGTTTTATGTGCTATAGTTCTTTATTGAAACCTGAAAAAATATGGTATGAAAGCAGAGCACTAGCTGAATCTGCCAACACGCTAACATGGCGCTTTATCATGGGGGCAAAACCTTTTGATTTTCACCAGACAAAAGAGAACGTTGAATCGAATTTCATAAATGAGCTTAAAGAACTATGGAAGCTTAATAAAATGAATGATAAGAAAATCGATAAAACACTTAGAGAAGATTCACAGATCACCGAATGGATGCAAAATATTCGCCGCTCAGATTTTGAAATAAAAAAGGATCATTATTTACAATTAAGAATTGAAGATCAACTCAACTGGTATGAAAAGAAAAAGGAATTTAATAAAAAACGAGCAAGATCATTCTCTATAGGGAGTTTTGTTGCTTACGTTGCTGCCATCATAATAGCTTGCCTTCAGATCACAGGTACAGCTCTTCCACAGTGGTCTTCCGAGCCCATTTTAATGCTAGCCGCTGGATTAGTAGGCTGGACCCAAGCCAAAAGATATTCTGAATTAGCATCATCCTACGCTTTAACTTCCAGGGAAATATCTGATATTAAAGACGACATTGACAAGATAACCAAAGAACAGTTCAGTAATTTTGTCAACAACTCAGAAAGAGCATTTTCTCGTGAACATACCCAATGGACTGCTCGCCGACTTGATTATTCATCAGGGGAAGAAAGTGATACCCCATGATCGTAATAGTCGAAATCACCTTGTCGTCCTCGGTAAACAAAAAAGATAAAGAACAGCTTCGTAGGTCCGCTTGAGTAAAACGAAAACAAACTTTCACCCATTCAAATATCATAAAATTGTCTGATGTCGTTCCACTCAATCAGGCCCTCGGAATACATCAGTCTGATCAGGCTGCCGTCTGATTCGGCCTGTCCGGCCTGATAGATAACAGTTTCGCTGATCCGGCGGTGCGCTGCCGGGTCAATCTATTTCACTCTTATTCAAAGGAAAACCACATGGCTAAAATCGCAATTCTCTACTGTAAAAAAATCAAAGATTACTCCTGCATTGCCTGCTCGAACTGTTTCAAGGGCATAGCTGAGAACAATGGCGAGTTCGCTCGCTACAAAGACGAAGATATTGAACTGGTGGCAATGACGGACTGCGGCGGCTGTCCTGGCCTGACCGTCCCGAGGGTCAAACTACTTAAAGGGAACACCAGCAATATCGGTCGGCCGATGGAAGTAGTGCATCTCGGTACCTGCATGAAAGCTGCCATGGAAACAGCAGATTGTCCCATTGCCTACGACGACCTGAAGATCAACGTGGAAAAGAAGTTCGGCGTGAAGGTTGTCCTGGGCACCCATGATTATTAAGAAATTGACAGTGCAGCATAAAGAAGGTCGTTAGAGAAAAAGGGGCTTGCTGCTTTGCCCCTTTTCGATATGTCATGCCGCTAAGAATCAGAACAGTAGGCATTCTTATCGTCAAACCTCCTAATTTATCGTAAAAAAAACGACCTGGCTCGCAACAACAAAAATCCCTTCCAACTCGCTCTTCTGTTCCAAGGCTCCGTTTCTGCGTTTATCGCTTGCCACATTCCCATTAATGCCTATAATGTAGCAAATTGCGTTTTCATCACATCAAAGTATAGGTATCAGATTTAACCTCTTGTAATATAATAAGGAATACACAATGTCAGAAGAACAAACCCAAGTCTCCCTAGACACCGTTATCGGTGAGCTGGAGAAAATATGCGTCGAAAATCCGGGAAATATCATTGCTCATCATAAACTCGGCCTGATCTATCGTCAGGCTGACCGCATTGATGATGCTGTCCGTGAGCTGGAAAAAGCCATTGAGCTGGATGATCATTCGGTGGAAAGTTACATCAACCTCGGTGCTATTTATTTTGATAAAGGTGATGTCCCGAAAGCCCTGGAGTTGAATGAAAAAGCCCTGAAGATTACCCCGAAGATGGCGGAGGCCCATGTCAATATCGGCCTGATCCGCCAACACGAAGGTAATGCTGAGGCAGCTTTGGAATGTTATGAAAAGGCTATCCAGATTGACCCCCATCTTCTCACCCCCTGGCTCAATATGACCTCTGTCTGCACCATGCTGGAGCAGGACGAGAAGGCTGTGGAGTCTGCCCGTCAGGCCGTCACCCTGGAGCCGGATAACGGTATGGCCCGAAACAATCTGGCTGTGGCCCTGTACTTCTCCAGTGCCTACGAGGAAGCCAAGCGGAACATGGACAAGGCCAAGGAACTGGGCTACGCAGTTGATCCGCGTTTTATTCAAGGACTGGAAGAAAAATTGGCGGCATAATGGCAGGAAAAAAACAATTAAATACGAAGCCGTGGTGCCCGTTCTGCGGCATGGATGTGGGGCGTCCTGTGGAGGCCCCGCAACGCAAAATGACCGAGTTCCCGGTGGGCCGATGCGAATGCGGTGCTGTCTATGCCTGTGATGCCACTGGCCATAATATCGGTTCTGCTATGGTAGAATGCCTGGTCTATGCCTGCGGTGAAGAATGGGATCTGGCCTGGGAATTGATCCCGGAAGACGACTACCTCACCGGTCGGGTGGAAGACTATGATGATGTCACCCACCAGATCTGTCCCAAGAGAAATTTGGACGGACGCGGGGTGCGCGGGGTGCTCTATTTTGTCCGCCTTCATAAGGACGTGGCAGAGATAGCCGATCGTTTTGCCAAAAAGAAGGAACATGAGGCCCAGACGGCCCTGGCAGAAAGCGAAAAAGGCCCTGCTGGCTACGTGATTCCTGAGGTAGAACCGGCTCGTGATCCCAAACGGCAAAAGAAGCGGTCCTCCAAAATGATCGTCAAGAAGCTGGTTGAGGCCCATGATATTGAGGGATTATTGGACCTGTGTTTTGACGATAAGCGAACCTTGCGCTTTATGCAGCGACTGCTCTATGAGCCAGAGCCTAATAAGCGCTACAAAACAGCCTGGCTGATCGGGCAGGTTTCAGCCCGACTCTCCACCCGCGAACCGGCTCCGGTGGCAGACATGCTACACCGTCTCTTTGAGTCCTGCTCGGATTCCGCCTCCATGCCTTGGGGAATGGTCGAGGCCATCGGCGCGATCATTTCCGCCCGCCCGGACATCTACGGGGCCTTTACTCGTCATCTGCTTAATTTCATAAATGATGAAGGAACGCAGGAGGCCGCCCTCTCGGGCCTGAGCGAGGTTGCAGCAACCCGCCCGGATCTGATCCGCAGCACACCGTTTTACTCCACCTTTCATTTTCTGGAGCACGAAAATCCTGTGGTACGTGGACTGATGGCCCGCCTGTTAGGCCGCATCAAGGCCAAGGAAGCCCTCTTCCAGATCATGAGCTTGCAAAAGGATGAGACGGAAATCACGCTTTATGAACAGGGTGATCCGGTCAAAACGACTGTGGCGGCCTTGGTAAAAGAGGCTGTGGCGGGCATACAGGGGTAGGTTGCTTGAAGCCTCGAAACCGCGCCAGAACAGAAAGCGATCAATGTTCTGGCTGCGGTGGAATATCTTCAGCAAATCAATCCCGAAATGGAAAAAAGTATTAAAATAACATTAGATACAACCCTTAACACGTTAACAAATTGTAGAGAGTGGAGTGTCCTTGGTCATTTGAACAGGCCTTGATAAAGAATTTCAGCCCGAATAACCGTATATCCACGAAACTCCTCTGTACACCCATCTTTCTTCAAAACCAAAAGATCATCATGCGAGTTAAACAATCGGTTACTGTTTATTCCCCCTGCTCATTGCTACGAACCACCACCTATCTTCTCCTTATAATCGCCTGCCTCTCCTTAACCGGCTGTGCGACCACAGAAGGTATGTTCAGCTCCTGGTCTGTTTTCGGCTCAGGCGAAGAAAAGGAAGAGAAATTTGACTCCGCAGAAAAGCTGATTATGCAGGGTATGGAGGCCTACAAGATAGGCAGGTATAATACCGCGATGAAACATTTTCAGGAGATCAAGGATCGTTACCCCTTCAGTCCTGAAGCTCTGCTGGCTGAATTAAAACTGGCCGATTGCGAGTATTATAACGATAATTACGAAGAGGCCAAAGAGCTGTACAAAGAGTTTGAGGAACGACATCCCGCCAACGAGGCTATCCCCTATGTCATGTTCCAAATCAGCATGTGCGATTATTCCCGAACCGATCGCATTGATAGGGATTCGACAGGAGCTCAGGATGCTATCAAATCCTTTTCTCGTTTATTACGTACCTATCCGGACTCGCCCTATACCAGAGAGGCCAAGGCGAGAATTCGTGCGGCCCGAGAATTTATTGTCAATCATGAGTACTATGTTGCTGTCTTCTATGTCCGCACGAAAAAATATGATCAGGCCAAACATCGTCTGAAATATATTCTCACCATGTATCCTGACGCATCAATTATCCCAAAGGCAAAAGCCCTGCAGGAAAGGCTGGCAGCCGGGGATCCGCCCAAATGGGGACTAGACAAATGGCTCCCGAAATTAACCATGCCGGACTGGAACTTGGCTGATATCGGCATCGGAACTCAGGATGACGAAATAGAAAATCAGATCGAACAGTAAAGGAATAATTACTTATTATGGGATTGCTGAACAGCGAGAAACTCCTTGATCTGCTTATCTCGCAGCGCTTATTAACTGCGAAACAGAAACAGTTTGTGCTTCGTCACAAGGAACGGCAAAGCCAACAGCTCCTCAAGCTCCAGGGCGGCCCCAAGCAAGCGGGAAGGGGGTATCCTGATATGGTGGATATCCTCGCATCCCTGAAACTTGAGATACCGGTGCATCAACCGGGTCATCAGGCATCAATCCTCACAGAAGAACAGATTATGCGGGCGGTAAGCCGCAAATTGCGTATCCCTTTCAAAAAGCTTGATCCCCTTGAATTGGATATCGAAATTGTCACCAAGACCATCCCCCGCTCCTTTGCTATTAATCATCTGATTCTTCCCTTTGAGATCCGTAACGGCGTGTTACAGGTCGTGACCTACGACCCGGATAATAAGGCCCCTCTACAGGATATTGAACAGGTCAATCAGACCGAGCTGAAACCCTATCTCAGTACCCGCTCGGATATCCGCAAGATCCTCTCTGAATTCTTCGGTTTTCAACGCTCTATTACTGCCGCAGAAAGCCAATTTTCATCGACAGGTAGCAGCTCAACAGTGGACATCGGCAACCTGGAGCAGTATGTCAAACTCTCCAGCGCCCAGGAGCTTAGTTCTACGGATCAGCATATCAAGGCAGCGGTCAACCACCTGTTCAACTACGCTCTGGAGCAGCGAGCCAGTGACATCCATGTGGAGCCCAAGCGTGAGAGTTGTTTGATTCGCTACCGAATCGACGGTATTTTGCACACGATTTACAAGCTTCCAAAGGCAGTGCATTCAGCCATTACCTCCCGCATCAAGGCCTTGGCCCGTTTGGATATCGCAGAAAAACGCAGACCCCAGGACGGCAGGATCAAGATAGGGCAACGGGACGGCAAGGAAGCGGAGTTACGTGTCTCCACCATTCCGGTCTCCTTTGGGGAAAAAACCGTTATGCGTATCCTGGATACCAATGTCATTTTTCAGGATCTGGATGAATTGGGTTTTTCCAAACGGGATAAAGCGGTATTTAATTCTTTTATCACTGCGCCGCACGGGATTGTGCTGGTGACCGGGCCAACCGGAAGCGGTAAATCCACCACCCTGTATTCCACCCTGAAGAAGATTGCCTCGCCGGAGATCAATATCGTCACCGTGGAAGACCCGGTGGAGATGGTGCATGAGGATTTTAATCAGATCTCGGTGCAGGCCCAGATTGACGTGACCTTTTCCACTATCCTGCGCAATATCCTGCGCCAGGACCCGGATGTGATCATGATCGGTGAGATTAGAGATTTTGATACGGCCACCCATGCGGTTCAGGCGGCCCTGACCGGTCACCTGGTCTTTTCCACCCTGCATACCAATGATGCGGTCTCCACCATTGTCCGCTTGCAGGACCTCGGACTGGAGCCCTTTCTGATCGGCTCCACCATGCTCGGGGCCTTGGCCCAGCGCCTTGTTCGTAAGATTTGTCCCCACTGTATTGAGTCCTATCAGGTCGATATTGAGGAATTGCAGAAAATGGGTTTTCCGGTTTCCGGCCAGGGCCAGATAGAGCTGAAGCGGGGAAAAGGATGCAAGGAATGCCGCAAGACCGGCTATTCCGGCAGGATGGGCGTTTTTGAAGTTTTTCCTTTGTCGGATAAGATCAAAAAAATGGTGGCGGATAAAGCCACCGATGCCGAGCTGCGTCAGGTTGCTATTCGGGAGGGTATGACCACCCTGAACGAAGATGCTTGGCAGAAGGTGCGTACGGGACTGACCACTGTGGAGGAGGCGTTACGGATTAGTGGAGATATGTAACACCGCTTTTCAGCGGCGCAGTTTTTTGCGTCCGCTGAAAATGTTTCGTTATGTGGCGGTGTTCATAAAACCTGCATTCGTATAAAATAATGGCAACTCAGGAATCATCCCTGATGAATCAGATTAAGGCTGCTCAAGCAAAGGGTAGTCTGTATACCCCATGGGCCCAGTGGTATAAAACGTCTCCTCGTCCCATGCTGCTGTTTCAGGCCCTGCCTCAAATCTCTCAACAAGATCAGGATTTGAGATGAAAAGTTTTCCATAGGCCACAAGATCAGCCAGACCATCATCAATAACTTTATTACCCGTTTCCCTGTTAAAGGCTGTATTGATCATAAGTGTTCCTTTGTACATTGGCCTGTAATGCATGGCTATGTTGGGTTCTGCTCCGGGTACATCGGTCACATCTGTAAATGGTTCTGAAAGATGCAGGTAAGCCAGGTCGTAATCATTGAGTCTCTTGACTATATAGTCAAAAGTGGGGATACTTTCCTCATCAAGGGTCATGCCGAAGAGATTGTGAAGTGAAGGGTTGAGTCTCACTCCAATGCGGTTTTCAGGCATATATTTCTTCACCTCGTCTATTACCTCAAAGAGGATTTTCGCCCTATTTTCTCTTGAATCGCCGTATTCATCCGTTCTCTCATTGGATGTTCTGCTGAAAAACTGATGAAGCAGATAGCCATTGGATGAGTGGATCTCCACACCGTCAAATCCTGCGGCCATGGCATTTTTTGCTGCTCGACCGTAATCATTGATAGTCTCTTTTATCTCATCAACCGTCATGGCCTTGGGCGTCACAGTATCTTTGAATCCCTGAGGAGTATAGGATTGGGAATTCGGATTTATTGCAGATGCCGACAGCGGCAGCTCTCCATCATGAAAATCCGGATGGGACATGCGACCCACATGCCAGAGCTGGATAAATATTTTTCCGCCCTTCGCATGGACAGCAGCGGTTACTTTCTTCCATCCTTCCACTTGCTCATCTGAATGGATACCCGGCGTGTTGATGTATCCAACTGCCCGTTTCGATATCTGAGAACCCTCGGATATAATCAGGCCTGCCGAGGCTCTCTGGGCATAATACTCAGCTATAAGATCAGTCGCTACATTGCCGGGGTTATCTGCCCGGCTGCGGGTCATGGGAGCCATGACTACACGATTCTTAAGCTTCATATCTCCCATACTATAGTCGTTTAAGAGTGCCTGCTTGGTTTCCATTTACTTTTCCTCTATTTTAAAATTCATTTAAAATATAGAAATCCTTTCTTTATCGGTTCCTTAAAAAGTCTAGATTTCTTGCCAAGGTATTAACTTCCTAAAAATACACTACTGAGGATCAAGTCTTCTATTTTCACCAATTCCATGTTTTCATACATAACGCCCTCGTTAAGGGGCAATAATAAAAAAGCAACAGCGTTCGACTTCCCCCGTTGGAGAACGGCTGAGTTGGTTGTGCTGGTCTTGGGAACAAATGCAATTATCATTAACAAAAAAAATATCAGTCCCTGACTGCTCATCTGACAGTATCCACCCCATCCTACGTCAGACCTTTTCACTCACCAGTAAGCGACTGCCGACGATCGCTCTGATCAAGAGCCACATCTATACTGACCGTCAATGGATCGAAGCCGGGGACTTCGACCGAAAAAAACAACTGCTCACCATGATGGTCAGGGAGTCCTACGTCGGGCAATCCTTTGTGCTTCTCACCGATGAATTCATAAGATCCCTTCAGCTGCTTTGCAACGATTTCACAAGCATTGTTGAAATCGGGGCCGGCATCGGCTGGCTTGGACACTGGCTCTGCAAATACGGGATCAGGGTGCAAGCCTCCATCGATAACAAAACCTGGCCTGATTTTCCACCGGACCTTTGTTAGCGAGCCACACTCCACCTCATTGCCGAAGAGTACTGTTACCATCAT from Candidatus Electrothrix communis encodes the following:
- a CDS encoding CGGC domain-containing protein; the encoded protein is MAKIAILYCKKIKDYSCIACSNCFKGIAENNGEFARYKDEDIELVAMTDCGGCPGLTVPRVKLLKGNTSNIGRPMEVVHLGTCMKAAMETADCPIAYDDLKINVEKKFGVKVVLGTHDY
- a CDS encoding tetratricopeptide repeat protein is translated as MSEEQTQVSLDTVIGELEKICVENPGNIIAHHKLGLIYRQADRIDDAVRELEKAIELDDHSVESYINLGAIYFDKGDVPKALELNEKALKITPKMAEAHVNIGLIRQHEGNAEAALECYEKAIQIDPHLLTPWLNMTSVCTMLEQDEKAVESARQAVTLEPDNGMARNNLAVALYFSSAYEEAKRNMDKAKELGYAVDPRFIQGLEEKLAA
- a CDS encoding GspE/PulE family protein, which translates into the protein MGLLNSEKLLDLLISQRLLTAKQKQFVLRHKERQSQQLLKLQGGPKQAGRGYPDMVDILASLKLEIPVHQPGHQASILTEEQIMRAVSRKLRIPFKKLDPLELDIEIVTKTIPRSFAINHLILPFEIRNGVLQVVTYDPDNKAPLQDIEQVNQTELKPYLSTRSDIRKILSEFFGFQRSITAAESQFSSTGSSSTVDIGNLEQYVKLSSAQELSSTDQHIKAAVNHLFNYALEQRASDIHVEPKRESCLIRYRIDGILHTIYKLPKAVHSAITSRIKALARLDIAEKRRPQDGRIKIGQRDGKEAELRVSTIPVSFGEKTVMRILDTNVIFQDLDELGFSKRDKAVFNSFITAPHGIVLVTGPTGSGKSTTLYSTLKKIASPEINIVTVEDPVEMVHEDFNQISVQAQIDVTFSTILRNILRQDPDVIMIGEIRDFDTATHAVQAALTGHLVFSTLHTNDAVSTIVRLQDLGLEPFLIGSTMLGALAQRLVRKICPHCIESYQVDIEELQKMGFPVSGQGQIELKRGKGCKECRKTGYSGRMGVFEVFPLSDKIKKMVADKATDAELRQVAIREGMTTLNEDAWQKVRTGLTTVEEALRISGDM
- a CDS encoding outer membrane protein assembly factor BamD, producing MRVKQSVTVYSPCSLLRTTTYLLLIIACLSLTGCATTEGMFSSWSVFGSGEEKEEKFDSAEKLIMQGMEAYKIGRYNTAMKHFQEIKDRYPFSPEALLAELKLADCEYYNDNYEEAKELYKEFEERHPANEAIPYVMFQISMCDYSRTDRIDRDSTGAQDAIKSFSRLLRTYPDSPYTREAKARIRAAREFIVNHEYYVAVFYVRTKKYDQAKHRLKYILTMYPDASIIPKAKALQERLAAGDPPKWGLDKWLPKLTMPDWNLADIGIGTQDDEIENQIEQ
- a CDS encoding PBS lyase; protein product: MAGKKQLNTKPWCPFCGMDVGRPVEAPQRKMTEFPVGRCECGAVYACDATGHNIGSAMVECLVYACGEEWDLAWELIPEDDYLTGRVEDYDDVTHQICPKRNLDGRGVRGVLYFVRLHKDVAEIADRFAKKKEHEAQTALAESEKGPAGYVIPEVEPARDPKRQKKRSSKMIVKKLVEAHDIEGLLDLCFDDKRTLRFMQRLLYEPEPNKRYKTAWLIGQVSARLSTREPAPVADMLHRLFESCSDSASMPWGMVEAIGAIISARPDIYGAFTRHLLNFINDEGTQEAALSGLSEVAATRPDLIRSTPFYSTFHFLEHENPVVRGLMARLLGRIKAKEALFQIMSLQKDETEITLYEQGDPVKTTVAALVKEAVAGIQG
- a CDS encoding DUF4231 domain-containing protein, giving the protein MKQNKFPPLYVIADLKSIKQQQWHFRSLRVQLIFLFIASLTTVINFPYSDKTSSLFYILFIIISMCFMCYSSLLKPEKIWYESRALAESANTLTWRFIMGAKPFDFHQTKENVESNFINELKELWKLNKMNDKKIDKTLREDSQITEWMQNIRRSDFEIKKDHYLQLRIEDQLNWYEKKKEFNKKRARSFSIGSFVAYVAAIIIACLQITGTALPQWSSEPILMLAAGLVGWTQAKRYSELASSYALTSREISDIKDDIDKITKEQFSNFVNNSERAFSREHTQWTARRLDYSSGEESDTP
- a CDS encoding alkene reductase translates to METKQALLNDYSMGDMKLKNRVVMAPMTRSRADNPGNVATDLIAEYYAQRASAGLIISEGSQISKRAVGYINTPGIHSDEQVEGWKKVTAAVHAKGGKIFIQLWHVGRMSHPDFHDGELPLSASAINPNSQSYTPQGFKDTVTPKAMTVDEIKETINDYGRAAKNAMAAGFDGVEIHSSNGYLLHQFFSRTSNERTDEYGDSRENRAKILFEVIDEVKKYMPENRIGVRLNPSLHNLFGMTLDEESIPTFDYIVKRLNDYDLAYLHLSEPFTDVTDVPGAEPNIAMHYRPMYKGTLMINTAFNRETGNKVIDDGLADLVAYGKLFISNPDLVERFEAGPETAAWDEETFYTTGPMGYTDYPLLEQP